In one window of Bacillota bacterium DNA:
- the cas2 gene encoding CRISPR-associated endonuclease Cas2, whose product MFVVVSYDVASDERSGQRRLRRVARACQNFGQRVQYSVFECIVDPAQWVLLKERLISEIDPKKDSLRFYYLGSNWHRRVEHVGTKKPIEQDGPLII is encoded by the coding sequence ATGTTCGTGGTGGTTAGTTACGATGTTGCATCTGATGAGCGGTCTGGACAACGGCGGTTACGCCGTGTGGCTAGGGCCTGCCAGAATTTTGGGCAAAGGGTGCAATATTCCGTATTTGAGTGCATTGTCGATCCGGCACAATGGGTGTTATTGAAAGAGAGGTTAATTTCTGAGATTGACCCCAAGAAAGACAGTCTGCGGTTTTATTACCTGGGATCGAATTGGCATAGGCGTGTTGAACATGTTGGAACTAAAAAACCGATTGAGCAAGATGGCCCTTTGATAATTTAA
- the cas1c gene encoding type I-C CRISPR-associated endonuclease Cas1c, producing MKRHLNTLFVTTQGAYLSKDGETVTIKADGEVKLRVPIHTVGGIVCFGNVGCSPYLMGFCAEQGVSISFLTEHGKFLAKVQGPVSGNVLLRREQYRRADNPEQSANIARMILIAKIANSRSVLRRLLRDHASKVKTKTVDQAAQRLTAAIERLQDTELTLDTLRGIEGETASTYFGVFDNLITAQKSNFIFDKRNRRPPLDKVNCLLSFVYTLLMHDMRAALEVVGLDPAVGFLHRDRPGRYGLALDLMEEFRPFLADRLVLSLINLRKVNEKGFMAKESGAVWMDDETRKTVLVAYQERKQKELIHPFLKEKVTLGLLPWVQALLMARYLRGDIDGYPPFVWK from the coding sequence ATGAAGCGGCACCTAAACACCTTATTCGTCACAACTCAGGGCGCATATTTGTCGAAAGATGGTGAAACTGTAACCATCAAAGCAGATGGTGAAGTAAAGCTTCGCGTGCCAATTCACACCGTCGGCGGAATCGTCTGTTTTGGCAATGTCGGTTGCAGTCCATATCTGATGGGATTTTGCGCAGAGCAGGGCGTTTCAATAAGCTTCTTGACCGAGCATGGCAAGTTCTTAGCAAAAGTGCAAGGGCCGGTTTCTGGCAACGTATTATTAAGACGTGAGCAGTACCGTAGAGCAGATAACCCTGAGCAGTCTGCCAATATAGCCAGAATGATATTGATAGCAAAGATTGCTAATAGCCGATCTGTATTGCGGCGGCTATTAAGGGATCATGCATCCAAAGTGAAAACTAAAACTGTGGATCAAGCTGCGCAAAGGCTGACAGCTGCAATCGAAAGACTGCAAGATACTGAACTCACGCTTGATACGTTGCGTGGAATAGAAGGCGAAACCGCGAGCACCTATTTTGGTGTGTTCGATAATCTGATTACCGCACAAAAAAGCAATTTTATCTTTGATAAACGAAATCGTAGGCCGCCGCTTGACAAGGTCAACTGCCTGCTATCGTTTGTTTATACCTTGTTGATGCATGATATGCGGGCCGCCCTGGAAGTAGTAGGCCTCGATCCCGCTGTAGGATTTTTGCACCGGGACCGTCCTGGACGCTATGGGCTGGCATTGGATTTAATGGAAGAATTTCGTCCGTTTTTGGCTGACCGCTTAGTGCTTTCACTCATCAACCTTCGCAAGGTTAACGAAAAGGGATTTATGGCGAAGGAATCGGGAGCCGTTTGGATGGATGATGAAACGCGAAAAACCGTGCTTGTTGCCTATCAGGAAAGAAAGCAAAAGGAGCTCATCCATCCGTTCTTAAAGGAAAAGGTTACACTAGGTCTTTTGCCATGGGTTCAAGCGCTGCTGATGGCCAGGTATTTAAGGGGCGACATTGATGGCTATCCGCCGTTTGTTTGGAAATGA
- the cas4 gene encoding CRISPR-associated protein Cas4, translating to MYDEEELVPISALQHYAYCTRQCALIHIEQLWSENVYTAEGRIMHNKIDTADHESRGDVRIEYAMPLRSLRLGLVGKADVVELHRTAEGTWTPFLVEHKRGKPKPDDSDKVQLCAQAICLEEMMDVEIENGALFYGRTRRRCDVVFGDTLRMKTEDIARKVHELIASGVTPRADFSVKCKNCSMVAICLPKAGKRVESYLATITREE from the coding sequence ATGTATGACGAAGAAGAACTTGTTCCGATATCCGCACTGCAGCATTACGCATACTGTACTCGCCAATGTGCCCTAATCCATATCGAGCAATTATGGAGTGAAAACGTGTACACGGCAGAGGGGCGCATTATGCACAACAAAATCGATACGGCCGACCATGAATCGCGCGGGGATGTTCGCATCGAATATGCGATGCCTTTGCGCTCATTAAGGCTTGGCCTTGTTGGTAAAGCCGATGTTGTTGAGCTGCATCGGACTGCCGAAGGGACATGGACTCCTTTTCTCGTTGAACATAAACGTGGCAAACCCAAGCCAGACGATAGCGATAAAGTACAGCTTTGTGCTCAGGCGATCTGTCTTGAAGAGATGATGGATGTCGAGATCGAAAATGGCGCGCTCTTTTATGGGCGAACCCGGCGCAGGTGTGATGTGGTCTTCGGGGACACGCTTCGGATGAAGACTGAGGATATCGCAAGAAAGGTACATGAACTTATTGCATCAGGGGTCACACCTAGGGCTGATTTCTCGGTAAAGTGCAAGAACTGTTCAATGGTGGCTATTTGCCTGCCAAAAGCAGGCAAGCGAGTAGAGAGTTATTTGGCCACCATAACGAGGGAAGAATGA
- the cas7c gene encoding type I-C CRISPR-associated protein Cas7/Csd2, which yields MHDNAIKNRYDFMLLFDIKDGNPNGDPDAGNLPRIDPETGHGLITDVCLKRKVRNFVQLAKNNKNGYDIFVKEKAILNNLIDEAHEQEEVKNKEKGGKTEAARQYMCARYYDVRTFGAVMSTGKNAGQVRGPVQLTFARSIDQIVPLEHSITRMAVATEAEAEKQQGGNRTMGRKFTVPYGLYKCYGFVSAPLAAQTGFSEADLDLFWQAMLSMFEHDRSAARGLMTTRKLIVFKHDSALGNAPAHTLFDMVKVHAATTPTRDFSHYEITVPKQSDMPDGVMLQILTLNKGKVTSEEQLDTSASVTLEAKV from the coding sequence ATGCATGACAATGCTATTAAAAATCGGTACGACTTTATGCTTCTTTTTGACATTAAGGACGGTAACCCAAATGGTGATCCGGATGCAGGGAACCTGCCAAGAATTGATCCGGAAACTGGGCACGGCCTAATAACCGATGTTTGTCTTAAGCGAAAGGTTCGGAACTTTGTTCAACTGGCAAAGAACAATAAGAACGGCTATGACATATTTGTTAAAGAAAAGGCTATCCTTAATAACCTGATCGATGAAGCGCACGAGCAGGAAGAAGTTAAGAACAAGGAAAAAGGCGGTAAGACGGAAGCTGCACGGCAGTATATGTGCGCCAGGTATTATGACGTGCGCACATTTGGTGCCGTAATGTCGACTGGAAAAAACGCAGGTCAGGTACGCGGACCTGTCCAACTTACCTTTGCGCGAAGCATTGATCAGATAGTGCCGCTGGAGCACAGCATTACGCGTATGGCAGTAGCAACCGAGGCAGAGGCCGAGAAGCAGCAAGGTGGCAATCGCACTATGGGGCGCAAGTTTACAGTACCGTATGGTCTCTATAAATGCTACGGATTTGTTTCTGCACCGCTTGCGGCACAGACAGGTTTCAGCGAGGCGGATCTTGATCTCTTCTGGCAGGCAATGCTCTCAATGTTTGAGCATGACCGATCAGCAGCACGTGGCCTGATGACGACACGAAAACTTATCGTTTTTAAACATGATTCAGCGCTGGGTAATGCGCCGGCTCATACCCTATTTGATATGGTAAAAGTTCACGCTGCGACAACACCGACTCGCGATTTCAGCCATTATGAAATTACCGTACCAAAACAATCGGATATGCCGGACGGGGTTATGTTGCAGATACTAACGCTCAATAAAGGTAAGGTCACATCCGAGGAACAATTAGACACATCGGCTAGCGTCACACTGGAAGCTAAGGTCTAA